A single window of Cloacibacillus sp. DNA harbors:
- a CDS encoding M23 family metallopeptidase → MRRKTAAICTALLLLCTAALSASAAGVDYKELQEEPLETAIRKLASPGNLEWDKKEMMTGGAPDFIKNMKWPLRTGFFSRGFRRGAHTGADLTAPKGTPVYAALDGVVEVVSNGGAGFRGYGKVIVINHYGKLWTLYSHQSANLVKVGQRVKQGEKIGLVGRTGRATANHVHFEVRNARGTPLDPMKYLPQEGRLPHR, encoded by the coding sequence ATGAGGCGTAAAACAGCCGCGATCTGCACCGCCCTGCTTTTGCTCTGTACAGCGGCGCTTTCTGCCTCGGCGGCCGGCGTTGACTACAAGGAGCTTCAGGAAGAGCCGCTTGAGACGGCGATAAGAAAACTTGCCTCCCCGGGAAACCTCGAGTGGGACAAAAAAGAGATGATGACGGGCGGAGCGCCCGATTTTATAAAAAACATGAAATGGCCGCTTAGAACAGGCTTCTTCAGCCGCGGATTCAGAAGAGGCGCCCACACCGGCGCCGACCTTACCGCTCCAAAGGGAACGCCCGTATACGCGGCGCTTGACGGCGTAGTCGAAGTCGTTTCAAACGGAGGCGCTGGCTTCAGGGGATACGGCAAGGTGATAGTCATCAACCACTACGGAAAGCTCTGGACGCTCTACTCTCATCAGTCGGCCAACCTCGTCAAAGTGGGCCAGCGCGTGAAGCAGGGCGAAAAAATAGGCCTAGTAGGCCGCACCGGCCGCGCCACAGCGAACCACGTGCATTTTGAGGTGCGCAACGCGCGAGGCACGCCTCTTGACCCAATGAAATATCTCCCGCAGGAGGGCCGTCTGCCCCACAGATAA